The following are encoded in a window of Halosolutus halophilus genomic DNA:
- a CDS encoding DUF2073 domain-containing protein: protein MPKATNTDDLDGPDGVQIDLISSERMDGMATMEKIRMILDGVHEGNIVILEEGLTPDEESRLIEVTMSEISPDEFNGIEIETYPKSETRDSSLLGRLIGSGGSTAKLTVIGPANQIKTLHKDETLISALVSRN from the coding sequence ATGCCAAAAGCAACCAATACGGACGATCTGGACGGTCCCGACGGCGTCCAGATCGATCTCATCAGCAGTGAGCGCATGGACGGGATGGCGACCATGGAGAAGATCCGAATGATCCTAGACGGGGTCCACGAGGGTAACATCGTCATCCTCGAGGAGGGGTTGACCCCCGACGAGGAGAGCAGACTCATCGAAGTGACGATGTCCGAAATTAGCCCCGACGAGTTCAACGGGATCGAAATCGAAACGTACCCCAAATCGGAGACCCGCGACTCGTCGCTGCTCGGGCGGCTCATTGGCTCGGGGGGATCGACGGCGAAACTGACGGTGATCGGTCCGGCAAACCAGATCAAAACGCTACACAAGGACGAAACGCTCATCAGCGCGCTCGTGTCCCGAAACTAA
- a CDS encoding OapC/ArvC family zinc-ribbon domain-containing protein — translation MPHECTNCGHMFPDGSKEMLSGCPDCGGNKFQFAPNATAARGSSERAGNAGTTDRPRSTERAGPDAGSEDADGVATRAAETVRDLVSSDSSDAARSGTERTDGPTDASGSWPTTDTGSSVAGDTDPNTNSSGAEEFSEWPDTARRPEDRSSRTETSDSSVTDPSAPADRSASADPSLSAESTSFADDEDTAQADARSEVVSRDDLPSDSVHSGNGTSGGESDRPSRSADDEDAPPDHGRVVSEPSADRPSIEDLREELNEQFESIKILNPGQYELNLMELYNREEYIISLQEDGRYVIDVPDSWRGGDSE, via the coding sequence ATGCCACACGAATGCACGAACTGCGGCCACATGTTTCCCGACGGTTCGAAAGAGATGCTCTCCGGCTGTCCCGACTGCGGGGGGAACAAGTTCCAGTTCGCACCGAACGCGACGGCCGCACGGGGATCGTCCGAACGGGCCGGAAACGCCGGTACGACCGATCGGCCCCGGTCGACCGAACGGGCCGGACCTGACGCCGGTTCCGAAGACGCGGACGGCGTCGCGACTCGGGCGGCGGAGACAGTTCGTGATCTGGTATCCTCCGACTCGTCGGACGCCGCCCGATCGGGGACGGAGCGTACGGACGGTCCCACCGACGCCAGCGGGTCGTGGCCCACCACGGACACCGGGTCGTCGGTCGCCGGTGACACCGACCCGAACACCAATTCGTCCGGCGCGGAAGAGTTCTCGGAGTGGCCGGACACGGCACGTCGGCCCGAAGACCGATCGTCCCGTACCGAAACGTCGGATTCGTCGGTCACGGATCCCTCGGCGCCCGCCGATCGCTCAGCGTCCGCGGATCCGTCGCTGTCCGCCGAGTCGACTTCGTTTGCGGACGACGAAGACACGGCACAGGCGGACGCCCGAAGCGAAGTCGTCAGCCGGGACGACCTCCCGTCGGACTCGGTCCACTCGGGCAACGGGACGTCAGGAGGCGAGTCGGACCGCCCATCCCGGTCGGCGGACGACGAGGACGCGCCGCCGGATCACGGCCGCGTCGTCAGCGAACCGTCGGCCGATCGCCCGTCGATCGAAGACCTACGCGAGGAACTCAATGAACAGTTCGAGAGCATCAAGATCCTCAATCCCGGCCAGTACGAACTCAATCTCATGGAACTGTACAACCGCGAGGAGTACATTATTTCGCTGCAGGAGGACGGCCGATACGTCATCGACGTCCCGGACTCGTGGCGCGGTGGCGACTCCGAGTGA
- a CDS encoding DUF7089 family protein — protein sequence MFETRPLSNRLEAVRAEHAPDVQVVDCSRDFETLPPAQAEDLGLLADALDPASYPAEWLPDDAPTLLSRYASSDFTIGMPGDGSVVWTRQTEPPTIIVKPRVEGSPELFVEFLIAEAIVELALGVPEHFLGFFEDDNHALARAVELDPGGTYQVAAALFDGWVGLQSRDVFADWHGDHPELAAAWQDAGTRLEDRVADLPRAVARGDTEFADATELACAAIKHAIELPAPFAALDTEAYRDHGPDYAIRWAEKTFDSLAE from the coding sequence ATGTTCGAAACCCGGCCGCTTTCGAATCGGCTCGAAGCGGTCCGCGCGGAGCACGCACCCGATGTGCAGGTCGTCGACTGTTCGAGAGACTTCGAGACCCTCCCGCCAGCGCAGGCAGAGGACCTCGGGTTGCTCGCGGACGCGCTCGATCCCGCGAGCTATCCCGCCGAGTGGCTTCCGGACGACGCGCCCACGCTCCTGTCCCGCTATGCGAGTTCGGATTTCACGATCGGGATGCCGGGCGACGGGAGCGTCGTCTGGACGCGCCAGACCGAACCCCCGACGATCATCGTCAAACCGCGGGTCGAGGGATCGCCCGAATTGTTCGTCGAGTTCCTGATCGCGGAAGCGATCGTCGAACTGGCCCTCGGGGTACCCGAACACTTCCTCGGGTTCTTCGAGGACGACAATCACGCCCTCGCCCGAGCGGTCGAACTCGATCCCGGCGGCACCTACCAGGTCGCCGCGGCGCTGTTCGACGGCTGGGTTGGCCTCCAGAGCCGCGACGTCTTCGCCGACTGGCACGGCGACCACCCGGAACTCGCCGCCGCGTGGCAGGACGCGGGAACCCGGCTCGAGGATCGCGTCGCCGACCTCCCGCGGGCGGTTGCTCGCGGCGACACCGAGTTCGCCGACGCGACCGAACTCGCCTGTGCGGCGATCAAGCACGCGATCGAGTTACCGGCCCCGTTCGCTGCGCTCGACACCGAGGCCTACCGGGATCACGGACCCGATTACGCGATCCGGTGGGCAGAGAAGACCTTCGACTCCCTGGCGGAGTGA
- a CDS encoding nucleoside triphosphate pyrophosphohydrolase codes for MPTEYDKLVRDRIPELIDATDEQPVIHIADDEEYADRLAAKLTEEAVEYQDSRELEELADVLAVLHAILEDRGRTMADLETRRREKRAERGGFEDRIVLERVEPE; via the coding sequence ATGCCGACTGAATACGACAAACTCGTTCGCGATCGAATTCCGGAACTCATCGACGCAACCGACGAGCAGCCGGTGATCCATATCGCAGACGACGAGGAGTACGCCGACAGGCTCGCGGCGAAACTCACGGAAGAGGCCGTCGAGTACCAGGACTCGCGAGAACTCGAGGAACTGGCCGACGTGCTGGCGGTGCTTCACGCGATTCTCGAGGATCGGGGACGGACGATGGCCGACCTCGAGACGCGTCGCCGCGAGAAACGAGCCGAGCGAGGCGGGTTCGAGGACCGGATCGTCCTCGAGCGAGTCGAACCCGAGTAA
- a CDS encoding DUF7090 family protein → MEYTLEIDGTPETVPGGTGVLLLHPSTGETDRIDTDFLKTDTDNFLVVSTRTTAREVKQKLEYYDVDEKRAEILDTLSIERGYSRRTSDTVHYVAAPDDVDGIVDHIDGFLDDHDGKLRISFDSVTELAYYAGDERALEAVERILVLLEEYDAIGLFHLSEEPHDEALVDEFRGLFDGVIDLDEDGNVDAEF, encoded by the coding sequence ATGGAGTACACGCTCGAAATCGACGGCACTCCCGAGACGGTGCCAGGTGGGACTGGCGTCCTCCTTCTACATCCCAGCACCGGTGAGACCGATCGGATCGACACCGATTTCCTCAAGACGGACACGGACAACTTCCTCGTCGTCTCCACCCGAACCACTGCCCGCGAAGTCAAGCAGAAACTCGAGTACTACGACGTCGACGAAAAACGCGCCGAGATTCTCGACACGCTGAGCATCGAACGCGGCTACTCCCGGCGCACGAGCGATACGGTCCACTACGTCGCTGCGCCCGACGACGTCGACGGCATCGTCGACCACATCGACGGCTTTCTCGACGACCACGACGGCAAACTCCGAATCAGCTTCGATTCCGTCACCGAACTCGCCTACTACGCCGGCGACGAACGGGCACTGGAAGCCGTCGAGCGGATACTCGTCCTGCTCGAGGAGTACGACGCGATCGGTCTCTTCCATCTCTCCGAAGAACCCCACGACGAGGCGCTGGTCGACGAGTTCCGCGGTCTATTCGACGGCGTGATCGACCTCGACGAGGACGGGAACGTCGACGCCGAGTTCTGA
- a CDS encoding class I SAM-dependent methyltransferase, which yields MSVREEFDEWAASGRDKGMEERHWHTAKHALARMPVEPGDTVLDLGCGSGYAGRALRDTNDAGRVYGLDGAPEMARNAGEYTDDDRVGYVVGDFGALPFADDSIDHVWSMEAFYYAADPSRTLEEIARVLRPGGTFYCAVNYYEENVHSHEWQEFIAIDMTRWNREQYREAFRDAGLYVVEQDNIPDREIAIPGEAEFPTEDWDTRDDMVERYREFGTLLTVGVVP from the coding sequence ATGAGCGTACGTGAGGAGTTCGACGAGTGGGCCGCGAGCGGTCGCGACAAGGGCATGGAGGAGCGTCACTGGCACACCGCCAAACACGCCCTCGCACGGATGCCCGTCGAACCGGGCGATACCGTCCTCGATCTCGGTTGTGGGAGCGGCTACGCCGGTCGCGCGCTCCGGGACACTAACGATGCCGGTCGGGTCTACGGACTCGACGGCGCACCCGAAATGGCTCGCAACGCGGGCGAGTACACCGACGACGATCGGGTCGGCTACGTCGTCGGCGACTTCGGCGCGCTGCCCTTCGCCGACGACTCGATCGACCACGTCTGGAGTATGGAAGCGTTCTACTACGCCGCGGATCCCTCCCGGACGCTAGAGGAGATCGCCCGAGTCCTCCGACCGGGCGGCACGTTCTACTGTGCGGTGAACTATTACGAGGAGAACGTCCACTCCCACGAGTGGCAGGAGTTCATCGCCATCGATATGACTCGCTGGAACCGCGAGCAGTATCGCGAGGCCTTCCGCGATGCGGGCCTGTACGTCGTCGAACAGGACAATATCCCCGATCGGGAGATCGCCATTCCGGGCGAGGCCGAGTTCCCCACCGAAGACTGGGACACCCGGGACGACATGGTCGAACGGTACCGCGAATTCGGCACGCTGCTTACCGTCGGGGTCGTGCCCTGA
- a CDS encoding DUF1684 domain-containing protein: protein MTESDDAVDVDRWREDLESKRAEKDEFFAEHPQSPIPPEEREAFSGLDYFNPDPDYRVTATAAVHDDPEVVLMDTTAGREMRYLRTATLAFKLTRDDPDLEDGSFELAAYRLESPNDEPYFVPFRDKTTGQQTYQGGRYMELAADRDLETGDAIVLDFNLAYTPFCAYSETFDCPLPPEENWLEIAIPAGERFESN, encoded by the coding sequence ATGACCGAGTCCGACGACGCCGTCGACGTCGATCGCTGGCGCGAGGACCTCGAATCGAAACGCGCCGAGAAAGACGAGTTCTTCGCCGAGCATCCACAGTCACCGATCCCGCCCGAAGAGCGCGAGGCGTTCTCCGGCCTCGACTACTTCAATCCGGACCCCGACTACCGCGTGACCGCGACCGCCGCGGTCCACGACGATCCCGAGGTCGTGTTGATGGACACGACTGCGGGCCGGGAGATGCGCTACCTCCGGACCGCGACGCTTGCGTTCAAGTTAACCCGTGACGATCCGGACCTCGAGGACGGCAGCTTCGAACTGGCGGCCTACCGGCTCGAGAGCCCGAACGACGAACCCTACTTCGTTCCGTTCCGGGACAAGACGACCGGACAGCAGACCTACCAGGGCGGACGGTACATGGAACTCGCGGCCGATCGGGACCTCGAAACGGGCGACGCGATCGTCCTCGACTTCAACCTCGCGTACACCCCGTTCTGTGCCTACAGCGAGACCTTCGACTGTCCGCTACCGCCCGAGGAGAACTGGCTCGAGATCGCCATCCCCGCGGGGGAGCGGTTCGAGTCGAACTGA
- a CDS encoding DUF7127 family protein, with amino-acid sequence MKVPKSLQNVDRSGAVVRTIEYDDGSVIAIDFGHAGDDLMVDVVGSTAIVVTDDEQFEFELPPEASDVSAQNGVLTIEE; translated from the coding sequence ATGAAAGTCCCCAAGTCCCTCCAGAACGTCGATCGCAGCGGTGCGGTCGTCCGAACCATCGAGTACGATGATGGCAGCGTCATCGCGATCGACTTCGGCCACGCGGGCGACGACCTCATGGTCGACGTCGTCGGATCGACGGCGATCGTCGTCACTGACGACGAGCAGTTCGAGTTCGAACTGCCGCCCGAGGCCAGCGACGTGTCCGCGCAGAACGGCGTCCTGACGATCGAGGAGTAA
- a CDS encoding ATP-dependent DNA helicase gives MTNWRPVFGHDEPYDAQVDGIETAIDTARDGGYTVIEGACGTGKTMIALTAGIDLVRDPDTDYERVFVLTSVKQQLRQFEADLETINETLPDDWTPVSGLTLVGKADVCPYNRENAGGIDDGNVYDRCETLRDRTRDLTGEGGDTTAGSLTARARQQQTGLADSGRTGTTARFLETADETAPYPLEMPTYSDGGAVGAETEYCPFYAQYLEDLPDEGDEGDAAEAVPFDFTGAGMVTPDNLVARSVRQGTCPHSVMGALLGHAEVVIGNYYHAFDPTTTTAFTGALLDDSTFVVCDEAHMLEPRVRDLVSDGVADATLRDAETELSRVIQPIRFEREGRRAEGGSKTADADLVRAELNDSDVSYEELERTLEFVRDLRAELDRRVTAYLDRNYRGWESDLTDLDDEEIPLRDPGEPAEDEISVWAEEAGYSDVDWVRVEAVGAVVARVLNEAEEEERTRATPTVGRVLGEWYRCGHTDYFREIELERTWDETEPPDSWRRAYTARLALHNCVPSDAIGERLGQFGGGVLMSATLEPIEAFTKVTGLRYLEREDDRPVVERRYGLHFPEENRESFAVAAPKFTYDNRGGPGETTPTRTHYADAIAKVARLPGNVLVGMPSYAEADWAAGVLEDRVDKPVLLDASSDDETTQSLKTAFFAGDGKVLVTSLRGTLTEGVDYSGDRLAAAVVCGVPIVNTSSPRTEAVRRAYDDAFGDGFTYALTIPAVRKARQAIGRVIRSPEDVGVRVLLDERYARDGWDSVRPYLPDDDEFQAVSPDMLEHGLNRIRSRLS, from the coding sequence ATGACGAACTGGCGGCCGGTGTTCGGCCACGACGAGCCCTACGACGCGCAGGTCGACGGCATCGAGACCGCCATCGACACCGCTCGCGACGGTGGCTACACCGTCATCGAGGGCGCCTGTGGCACCGGGAAGACGATGATCGCACTCACCGCGGGGATCGACCTCGTGCGCGATCCGGACACCGACTACGAGCGCGTGTTCGTGCTCACGAGCGTCAAACAGCAACTGCGCCAGTTCGAAGCGGACCTGGAGACGATAAACGAGACTCTCCCCGACGACTGGACTCCGGTCTCCGGGCTCACCCTCGTCGGGAAGGCCGACGTCTGTCCGTACAACCGCGAGAACGCCGGCGGGATCGACGACGGCAACGTTTACGATCGCTGTGAAACGCTGCGCGATCGGACGCGCGACCTCACGGGGGAGGGCGGCGACACGACCGCCGGCAGTCTGACCGCGCGCGCCCGCCAGCAACAGACCGGGCTCGCAGACAGCGGCCGGACGGGGACCACCGCCCGATTCCTCGAGACTGCGGACGAAACGGCCCCGTACCCGCTCGAGATGCCCACCTACTCGGACGGCGGCGCGGTCGGTGCGGAAACCGAGTACTGTCCGTTCTACGCGCAGTACCTCGAGGACCTGCCCGACGAGGGCGACGAGGGTGACGCCGCGGAGGCCGTCCCGTTCGACTTCACCGGGGCCGGTATGGTCACGCCCGACAACCTCGTCGCCAGATCGGTCCGCCAGGGCACCTGTCCCCACTCGGTGATGGGCGCGCTGCTGGGCCACGCCGAGGTCGTCATCGGGAACTACTACCACGCGTTCGATCCGACCACGACCACGGCGTTCACCGGCGCATTGCTCGACGACTCGACGTTCGTCGTCTGCGACGAGGCCCACATGCTGGAACCGCGCGTGCGCGACCTCGTCAGCGACGGGGTCGCCGACGCCACGCTTCGCGACGCCGAGACCGAACTCTCGCGGGTCATCCAGCCGATCAGGTTCGAACGGGAGGGCCGCCGGGCCGAGGGCGGGTCGAAGACCGCCGACGCCGACCTCGTCCGGGCGGAACTGAACGACAGCGACGTCTCCTACGAGGAACTCGAGCGCACCCTCGAGTTCGTCCGGGACCTCCGGGCCGAACTCGATCGGCGGGTGACGGCCTACCTCGATCGGAATTACCGGGGCTGGGAGTCGGACCTCACCGATCTCGACGACGAGGAGATTCCGCTCCGGGATCCGGGAGAGCCGGCCGAAGACGAGATTTCCGTGTGGGCGGAGGAAGCCGGCTACAGCGACGTCGACTGGGTCCGCGTCGAGGCCGTCGGGGCCGTCGTCGCGCGCGTCCTGAACGAAGCGGAGGAGGAAGAGCGGACGCGGGCTACCCCTACGGTCGGCCGGGTCCTCGGCGAGTGGTATCGCTGCGGTCACACCGACTACTTCCGGGAGATCGAACTCGAGCGCACGTGGGACGAGACCGAACCGCCGGACTCGTGGCGGCGGGCCTACACCGCCAGACTCGCCCTGCACAACTGCGTCCCCAGCGACGCGATCGGCGAGCGACTCGGCCAGTTCGGCGGCGGCGTGTTGATGAGTGCGACCCTCGAACCGATCGAGGCCTTCACCAAGGTGACGGGGCTCCGGTACCTCGAACGCGAGGACGACAGGCCCGTCGTCGAGCGCCGCTACGGATTGCACTTCCCGGAAGAGAACCGCGAGAGTTTCGCCGTCGCGGCTCCCAAGTTCACGTACGACAACCGGGGTGGCCCGGGCGAAACAACGCCGACCCGTACCCACTACGCAGACGCGATCGCGAAAGTCGCTCGCCTGCCCGGCAACGTTCTCGTCGGGATGCCCAGCTACGCGGAGGCGGACTGGGCTGCGGGTGTCCTCGAGGACCGCGTCGACAAACCCGTCCTGCTCGACGCCTCCAGCGACGACGAGACGACCCAGTCGCTCAAGACGGCGTTTTTCGCCGGTGACGGGAAGGTCCTCGTGACGAGTCTGCGGGGAACCCTGACCGAGGGCGTCGACTACAGCGGCGATCGACTCGCGGCCGCGGTCGTCTGTGGCGTCCCGATCGTCAACACCTCGAGTCCCCGAACCGAGGCGGTCCGCCGAGCCTACGACGACGCGTTCGGCGACGGCTTCACCTACGCGCTGACGATCCCCGCAGTACGAAAAGCGCGCCAGGCGATCGGTCGCGTCATCAGGAGTCCCGAGGACGTCGGCGTTCGGGTCCTGCTCGACGAGCGCTACGCCCGCGACGGCTGGGACTCCGTTCGTCCCTATCTCCCCGACGACGACGAGTTCCAGGCCGTGAGCCCCGATATGCTCGAGCACGGGCTCAATCGAATCCGATCGCGGCTCTCCTGA
- a CDS encoding adenylyltransferase/cytidyltransferase family protein yields MSRDATRVVAMGTFDLLHPGHVHYLEEAASMGDELHVVVANSATVTHKPAPIVPDEQRRDVVEALEAVDHARVGHPEDFSVPIRAIDPDVLVLGHDQHHGEAEVEAMLDSWGIDCRVERAGAREPTDDELLSSSAIKERIRNRRDRTAAIGDDD; encoded by the coding sequence ATGAGCCGGGACGCGACGCGGGTCGTCGCGATGGGGACCTTCGACCTGCTCCATCCCGGCCACGTCCACTATCTCGAGGAGGCGGCGTCGATGGGCGACGAACTCCACGTCGTCGTCGCCAATTCGGCGACCGTCACGCACAAACCGGCACCGATCGTCCCGGACGAGCAACGGCGAGACGTCGTCGAAGCGCTCGAGGCCGTCGATCACGCCCGCGTCGGTCACCCGGAAGACTTCTCGGTCCCGATTCGCGCGATCGATCCCGACGTGCTCGTGCTCGGTCACGACCAGCACCACGGCGAGGCGGAAGTCGAAGCGATGCTCGACTCGTGGGGGATCGACTGCCGGGTCGAGCGGGCGGGCGCTCGCGAGCCGACGGACGACGAACTGCTCTCGAGTAGCGCGATCAAAGAGCGGATTCGAAACCGTCGCGATCGGACAGCGGCGATCGGGGACGACGACTGA
- a CDS encoding DUF7521 family protein, protein MNEYTLLIAAGNTATLVTGGAVATLAYRAFRRTGSPALRALALGFACIVLGSVVGGAIHLLGNNVALGVAAQSLATAGGFAVLLYSLFVDRSTTETVSMRWSG, encoded by the coding sequence ATGAACGAATACACGCTCCTCATCGCAGCAGGGAACACGGCGACGCTCGTCACCGGTGGGGCCGTGGCGACGCTCGCTTACAGGGCCTTCCGGCGCACCGGCTCGCCCGCACTTCGCGCGCTCGCGCTCGGCTTCGCCTGCATCGTCCTCGGCTCGGTCGTCGGCGGTGCCATCCACTTGCTCGGCAACAACGTGGCCCTCGGCGTCGCCGCCCAGAGTTTGGCCACGGCGGGCGGGTTCGCGGTCCTGCTGTACTCGCTGTTCGTCGATCGATCGACCACGGAGACCGTCTCGATGCGGTGGTCGGGATGA
- a CDS encoding carboxypeptidase-like regulatory domain-containing protein — MHVSRQLRLEVERRELAAGTPITIRVRDSQGRPIENALVDTETKSARTDSRGLCQLRFDSPGFWKLTAAKAPTDRVAYNPVSTLVRVVPNEASLRPRRRIGTR, encoded by the coding sequence ATGCACGTTAGCCGTCAGCTCCGGCTCGAGGTCGAACGACGGGAACTAGCGGCTGGAACGCCGATCACGATTCGCGTCCGCGATTCCCAGGGACGGCCGATCGAGAACGCGCTCGTCGACACCGAAACGAAATCGGCGCGGACGGACAGCCGGGGGCTGTGCCAGCTCCGGTTCGACTCGCCCGGGTTCTGGAAGCTCACCGCGGCGAAAGCGCCGACCGATCGCGTGGCCTACAATCCGGTGTCGACGCTCGTTCGAGTGGTCCCGAACGAAGCGTCACTTCGGCCCCGCCGACGGATCGGCACCCGATAA
- a CDS encoding ABC transporter ATP-binding protein — MTELSLEGVSKRYGGRGATETVALREVDLTVRDGEFFTLVGPSGCGKTTTLRTIAGFEEPTAGSVRFDGEEMTDVPPEDRDVGVVFQSYALFPHMSVAENVGYGLRFREPPAGTTTDERVAELLDLVDLAGTGDRSPDQLSGGQRQRIALARALAPAPDLLLLDEPMSALDAQLRESLRRQIVRIQSELGITTVYVTHDQAEALAISDRVAVMNDGRVEQVATPQELYREPATRFVAEFVGDNNVFDGTVRDRDVQGRDGDYARIAVGGETFTLPALPDGTDRATFCVRPGALSQTADRNRIAVTVGTSEFLGETVRVNGRWNGTEIVLQLPDVPERDELTVGFAPEDAHVVDLE; from the coding sequence GTGACCGAACTCAGTCTCGAGGGGGTCTCGAAGCGGTACGGCGGCCGCGGAGCGACGGAGACGGTTGCGCTCCGGGAGGTCGACCTCACCGTCCGCGACGGGGAGTTCTTCACCCTCGTCGGCCCCTCCGGCTGCGGGAAGACGACGACGCTGCGGACGATCGCGGGGTTCGAGGAGCCCACGGCCGGGAGCGTCCGGTTCGACGGCGAGGAGATGACCGACGTCCCGCCCGAGGATCGAGACGTCGGCGTCGTCTTCCAGAGCTACGCGCTCTTCCCGCACATGAGCGTCGCCGAGAACGTGGGCTACGGCCTGCGCTTCCGGGAGCCACCCGCGGGAACGACCACCGACGAGCGCGTCGCCGAGTTGCTCGACCTCGTCGACCTCGCGGGCACGGGCGATCGCAGCCCGGACCAGCTCTCCGGCGGGCAGCGCCAGCGGATCGCGCTCGCCCGGGCGCTCGCACCGGCCCCCGACCTGCTCCTGCTCGACGAGCCGATGAGCGCGCTCGACGCGCAACTCCGGGAGTCGCTTCGCCGGCAGATCGTCCGGATCCAGTCCGAACTCGGGATCACTACCGTCTACGTCACCCACGACCAGGCGGAGGCACTGGCGATCTCCGATCGGGTCGCGGTGATGAACGACGGCCGGGTCGAACAGGTCGCGACCCCGCAGGAGCTCTATCGCGAACCCGCGACGCGGTTCGTCGCCGAGTTCGTCGGGGACAACAACGTCTTCGACGGCACGGTTCGGGACCGCGACGTGCAGGGTCGGGACGGCGACTACGCACGGATCGCCGTCGGGGGCGAGACGTTCACGCTGCCCGCCCTTCCCGACGGAACCGATCGGGCGACGTTCTGCGTGCGGCCGGGTGCACTCTCGCAGACGGCCGATCGGAACCGGATCGCCGTCACCGTCGGGACCAGCGAGTTCCTCGGCGAGACGGTCCGGGTCAACGGCCGGTGGAACGGCACCGAAATCGTCCTCCAGTTGCCGGACGTTCCGGAGCGCGACGAGTTGACGGTCGGGTTCGCACCCGAGGACGCACACGTCGTCGATCTGGAGTGA